A single region of the Actinoplanes sp. SE50/110 genome encodes:
- a CDS encoding cryptochrome/photolyase family protein codes for MKRRWLFADQLGPHFLDEPGQPALLIESKAVFRRRAFHRQKAHLVLSALRHRAREGDARLVRAETYREGVGEPVSVCHPTSRAARGLVRRLPDVEMLGPRGFVTSPEDFLAWAGGREHLRLEDFYRYARRRHDVLMDGAEPVGGRWNLDADNREPPPRGAGRLDVPVPPVIREDEIDEEVRADLDRWEREDGITFVGHDGPRMFPATRAEALERLRHFVEHRLPSFGPHEDAMLAGDPLMAHSMLSPAINLGLLDPLEVVECAEDAYRQGAAPLASVEGFVRQILGWRDFIWHLYWYFEPQYRAVNELRARRELPEWFARLDADAVQARCLSDVLAGVRDRGWVHHIPRLMVLGNYAMQRGWRPGAVADWFHRCFVDGYEWVMTANVIGMSQFADAGRMSSKPYAAGGAYLNRMSDYCRGCRYDPKVRVGEQACPYTAGYWGFLARNEEALTGNHRLAQPLRLLHRLTDLDTLVEQEEQRGSRAP; via the coding sequence ATGAAGCGCCGCTGGCTTTTCGCCGATCAGTTGGGGCCGCATTTTCTGGACGAGCCGGGGCAGCCGGCTCTGCTGATCGAATCGAAGGCGGTGTTCCGGCGCCGCGCCTTTCACCGGCAGAAGGCTCATCTGGTGCTGTCGGCGCTGCGCCACCGGGCGAGGGAGGGTGACGCGCGGCTGGTGCGCGCCGAGACGTACCGGGAAGGGGTCGGCGAACCGGTCAGCGTGTGCCATCCGACCTCACGGGCGGCCCGCGGTCTGGTCCGGCGACTGCCGGATGTCGAGATGCTCGGGCCGCGCGGGTTCGTCACCTCGCCGGAGGACTTCCTCGCCTGGGCCGGTGGGCGGGAGCACCTGCGGCTGGAGGACTTCTACCGGTATGCGCGCCGCCGGCATGACGTGCTGATGGACGGTGCCGAGCCGGTGGGCGGGCGGTGGAATCTCGACGCCGACAACCGGGAGCCACCGCCGCGGGGGGCCGGGCGGCTGGACGTGCCGGTGCCACCCGTGATCCGCGAGGACGAGATCGACGAGGAGGTGCGCGCCGACCTGGACCGCTGGGAGCGGGAGGACGGGATCACCTTCGTCGGGCACGACGGGCCGCGGATGTTCCCGGCGACGCGGGCCGAGGCGCTGGAGCGGCTGCGGCACTTCGTCGAGCATCGGCTGCCGTCGTTCGGGCCGCACGAGGACGCGATGCTGGCCGGTGACCCGCTGATGGCGCACAGCATGCTCAGCCCGGCGATCAACCTGGGGCTGCTGGATCCGCTGGAGGTCGTCGAGTGCGCCGAGGACGCGTACCGGCAAGGGGCTGCGCCGCTGGCCAGCGTGGAGGGTTTCGTCCGGCAGATTCTCGGGTGGCGGGACTTCATCTGGCACCTGTACTGGTATTTCGAGCCGCAGTACCGGGCCGTGAACGAACTGCGGGCGCGTCGCGAGCTGCCGGAATGGTTCGCTCGCCTGGACGCCGACGCGGTGCAGGCGCGCTGCCTGTCCGACGTGCTGGCCGGGGTGCGCGACCGCGGTTGGGTGCATCACATCCCGCGGCTGATGGTGCTGGGCAACTACGCGATGCAGCGCGGCTGGCGGCCCGGGGCGGTGGCCGACTGGTTCCACCGGTGCTTCGTCGACGGCTACGAGTGGGTGATGACGGCCAACGTGATCGGGATGAGCCAGTTCGCCGACGCCGGACGGATGAGCAGCAAGCCGTACGCCGCGGGCGGCGCCTACCTGAACCGGATGAGCGACTACTGCCGCGGCTGCCGGTACGACCCGAAGGTGCGCGTGGGTGAGCAGGCCTGCCCCTACACGGCCGGCTACTGGGGTTTCCTCGCCCGCAACGAGGAGGCGCTGACCGGCAACCACCGATTGGCCCAGCCACTGCGTCTGCTGCACCGGCTGACCGACCTGGACACCCTGGTCGAGCAGGAGGAGCAACGCGGCTCCCGGGCGCCGTAG
- a CDS encoding DUF6297 family protein — protein sequence MTIMVELGPVRRWIHQRQVSHRERGATLGNLYVAALVVAVFGAMTHRQLTRGFWPAHPDLGALPALALGLLGIGFLTMTLRAIGPVTLGRPAAYFLLTAPVSRRRLLLPSLRFAALGAAFAGALITFAITGHAAPHDRVPALILGGALIGIGLLLVAVVAQRVRRWATLTDRLAVLTVATGVALLVIDRVTAADRPASGGWPSAPALLAVAGALTVAVTAGFLVTVRLLPRTPDDRILEASKVTGTLFDTAFGMEPSFVTEMVARRYWANRRLRTTRPPARLPVLTGQDFLLARRRLPRLLWLLAATPIPLLLTAAPPWVAALALLLGAMIAGGTTTATVNTDAGNPVLLRLLSLSSRQALTQRLWVPGVLAFAWSLIALILMETTGHLPAGRWWLLSVPAGVIGGVAAVRRARAGFVRNDLLPLDTPMGTVSTGPVVYAVAGPDALILGIPIVIAFGRGTPLSLDLLLIQTALALLGARAYLAGTTDSARVDLQP from the coding sequence ATGACGATCATGGTCGAGTTGGGCCCGGTCCGCCGCTGGATCCACCAGCGCCAGGTCTCCCATCGGGAGCGCGGGGCGACGCTGGGCAACCTGTACGTCGCCGCGCTGGTCGTCGCGGTCTTCGGCGCGATGACACACCGGCAGCTCACCAGGGGTTTCTGGCCGGCCCACCCGGATCTCGGGGCGCTGCCCGCACTCGCTCTCGGGCTGCTCGGCATCGGCTTCCTGACCATGACGCTGCGCGCGATCGGTCCGGTCACGCTCGGCCGCCCCGCGGCGTACTTCCTGCTCACCGCACCGGTCAGCCGCCGCCGGCTGCTGCTGCCGTCGTTGCGGTTCGCCGCGCTCGGCGCGGCCTTCGCCGGCGCGCTGATCACCTTCGCGATCACCGGGCACGCCGCGCCGCACGACCGGGTGCCCGCACTGATCCTCGGCGGCGCGCTGATCGGCATCGGTCTGCTGCTGGTCGCGGTGGTCGCGCAACGGGTGCGCCGCTGGGCCACGCTCACCGACCGGCTCGCCGTGCTCACCGTGGCCACCGGCGTCGCGCTGCTGGTCATCGACCGGGTCACCGCTGCCGATCGGCCCGCCTCCGGCGGATGGCCATCGGCGCCGGCGCTGCTCGCGGTCGCGGGTGCCCTCACGGTCGCGGTCACGGCCGGGTTCCTCGTGACGGTACGTCTGCTGCCCCGCACTCCGGACGACCGGATCCTGGAAGCCTCGAAGGTGACCGGAACCCTGTTCGACACGGCCTTCGGGATGGAGCCGTCGTTCGTCACCGAGATGGTCGCGCGGCGCTACTGGGCGAACCGCCGGCTGCGCACCACCCGCCCGCCGGCCCGCCTTCCGGTGCTGACCGGCCAGGACTTCCTGCTGGCCCGCCGCCGCCTGCCCCGGCTGCTGTGGCTGCTCGCCGCCACCCCGATCCCGCTGCTGCTGACCGCCGCCCCACCCTGGGTCGCCGCCCTCGCCCTGCTGCTCGGCGCGATGATCGCCGGTGGCACCACGACCGCCACGGTGAACACCGACGCCGGCAACCCGGTGCTGCTCCGGCTGTTGAGCCTGAGCTCCCGGCAGGCGCTGACCCAGCGTCTCTGGGTCCCCGGGGTGCTGGCGTTCGCCTGGTCGCTGATCGCGCTGATCCTGATGGAGACCACCGGGCATCTGCCGGCCGGACGGTGGTGGCTGCTCAGTGTCCCGGCCGGGGTGATCGGCGGGGTCGCCGCGGTCCGCCGGGCCCGCGCCGGATTCGTCCGCAACGACCTGCTGCCGCTGGACACGCCGATGGGCACGGTCTCCACCGGCCCGGTGGTCTACGCGGTCGCCGGCCCCGACGCCCTGATCCTGGGCATCCCGATCGTGATCGCCTTCGGCCGGGGCACCCCGCTGAGCCTCGACCTGCTGCTGATCCAGACCGCTCTGGCCCTGCTGGGCGCCCGCGCCTACCTGGCCGGCACGACCGACTCGGCCCGGGTGGACCTGCAGCCCTGA
- a CDS encoding ATP-binding cassette domain-containing protein, whose product MTDHPAVEVSDLTVSYGATPVLDGVALTVPAGTAVCVTGENGIGKSTLLRCVSGLQRADAGRIRVFGATPGSSPEFWAAVVTTVEPPTWYPGLTTREHVELVCRAHGQDPDEAGVDEALERFGLAGHADAIPPSLSSGQKQRLTLAIALIRPSSLLILDEPEQRLDPDGRAMVAAMLVDYLATGGSLLMASHDDKFAVASGAELTTMESLTP is encoded by the coding sequence GTGACCGACCACCCCGCGGTTGAGGTAAGCGATCTCACGGTGAGTTATGGCGCGACCCCGGTGCTGGACGGGGTCGCGCTCACCGTTCCGGCCGGCACCGCCGTCTGCGTCACCGGGGAGAACGGCATCGGCAAGTCCACCCTGCTGCGCTGCGTCAGCGGCCTGCAACGGGCGGACGCCGGCCGGATCCGGGTGTTCGGCGCGACGCCCGGCTCCAGCCCCGAGTTCTGGGCCGCGGTGGTCACCACCGTCGAGCCGCCCACCTGGTATCCGGGGCTCACCACGCGCGAGCACGTCGAGCTGGTCTGCCGCGCCCACGGCCAGGATCCGGACGAGGCCGGCGTCGACGAGGCGCTGGAGCGGTTCGGGCTGGCCGGGCACGCCGACGCGATCCCGCCGTCGCTGTCCTCCGGGCAGAAGCAGCGGCTCACCCTGGCGATCGCGCTGATCCGGCCGAGCTCGCTGCTGATCCTGGACGAGCCGGAGCAGCGCCTCGACCCGGACGGCCGGGCGATGGTCGCCGCGATGCTGGTGGACTATCTCGCCACCGGCGGTTCGCTGCTGATGGCCAGCCACGACGACAAGTTCGCGGTCGCCTCCGGGGCCGAGCTGACCACGATGGAGTCGCTGACCCCATGA
- a CDS encoding aldehyde dehydrogenase family protein produces MTATHVPGLPVIEDGQLISTNPATGEVAGRVPAADEKAVVAAVERARAAAAWWQGLGWDGRRTRLLRWRTLLVERIQELAELTRLESGKPVNDGIIEVTAAVEHLDWAARNAKRVLGPRRMRTRLLLAEHVGHLEYQPYGVVGVIGPWNYPIVTPIGPISGALAAGNAVVFKPSEYTPVVGQWLADTFAEIVPEHPVLQAVHGLGDVGGALCRSGVGKVSFTGSTATGKKVMAACAENLVPVVIEAGGKDALIVDEDADVQAAAEAAVWGAMTNAGQTCIGIERVYAVAPVYDAFVSAVVEKAGRLRTGEEIGPITMPRQLEIIRDHIEDALARGGRAVLGGADAVSPPYVAPTVLVDVPDDSTGIREETFGPTLTITRVRDAEEAISKANDTAYGLGGSVFGKKNAIRIARRLRSGMVAVNGTLTFVGMGNLPFGGVGESGFGRIHGEDGLREFARPKAITVRRARSLLPAMTFERTPAQVQQIVKALRLLYGRKP; encoded by the coding sequence ATGACGGCGACTCACGTTCCCGGCCTGCCCGTGATCGAGGACGGCCAACTGATCTCCACCAACCCGGCGACCGGCGAGGTGGCCGGCCGCGTGCCGGCCGCCGACGAGAAGGCGGTGGTGGCCGCGGTCGAGCGGGCCCGGGCGGCCGCCGCCTGGTGGCAGGGCCTCGGCTGGGACGGCCGCCGGACCCGGCTGCTGCGCTGGCGCACCCTGCTCGTCGAGCGGATCCAGGAACTGGCCGAGCTCACCCGGCTGGAGAGCGGCAAGCCGGTCAACGACGGCATCATCGAGGTGACCGCGGCCGTCGAGCATCTCGACTGGGCGGCCCGGAACGCGAAGCGGGTCCTCGGCCCGCGTCGGATGCGGACCCGGCTGCTGCTCGCCGAGCACGTCGGCCACCTGGAATACCAGCCGTACGGCGTGGTCGGCGTGATCGGCCCGTGGAACTATCCGATCGTCACCCCGATCGGCCCGATCTCGGGGGCGCTGGCCGCCGGCAACGCGGTCGTCTTCAAGCCGAGTGAGTACACGCCGGTGGTCGGCCAGTGGCTGGCCGACACGTTCGCCGAGATCGTGCCGGAGCACCCGGTACTGCAGGCCGTGCACGGGCTGGGCGACGTCGGCGGGGCACTGTGCCGGTCCGGAGTGGGCAAGGTGTCGTTCACCGGGTCCACGGCCACCGGCAAGAAGGTGATGGCCGCCTGCGCGGAGAACCTGGTGCCGGTGGTGATCGAGGCGGGCGGCAAGGACGCGCTGATCGTCGACGAGGATGCCGATGTGCAGGCGGCGGCCGAGGCCGCGGTCTGGGGCGCGATGACCAACGCCGGGCAGACCTGCATCGGCATCGAGCGGGTGTACGCGGTCGCCCCGGTCTACGACGCGTTCGTGAGCGCCGTGGTGGAGAAGGCCGGCAGACTGCGCACCGGCGAGGAGATCGGCCCGATCACCATGCCCCGACAGCTGGAGATCATCCGCGATCACATCGAGGACGCGCTGGCCCGTGGTGGCCGGGCGGTGCTCGGCGGGGCCGACGCGGTGAGCCCGCCGTACGTCGCCCCCACGGTGCTGGTCGACGTCCCGGACGACTCGACCGGGATCCGCGAGGAGACCTTCGGGCCGACGCTGACCATCACCAGGGTCCGCGACGCGGAGGAAGCGATCAGCAAAGCCAACGACACGGCGTACGGGCTGGGTGGCTCGGTCTTCGGGAAGAAGAACGCGATCCGCATCGCCCGGCGGCTGCGCTCCGGCATGGTGGCGGTGAACGGCACGCTGACCTTCGTCGGGATGGGCAACCTGCCGTTCGGCGGCGTCGGCGAGTCCGGGTTCGGCCGGATCCACGGCGAGGACGGGCTGCGCGAGTTCGCCCGGCCGAAGGCGATCACCGTGCGCCGGGCGCGGTCGCTGCTGCCCGCGATGACCTTCGAGCGGACCCCGGCGCAGGTGCAGCAGATCGTCAAGGCCCTGCGCCTGCTGTACGGACGGAAACCGTAG
- a CDS encoding alpha/beta hydrolase yields the protein MSNQIRANSILPAKREDIELQTADGVTLVGELAVPLDREPVATLVCLHPLPTHGGMMDSHVFRKAAWRLPALAGLAVLRFNTRGTGSVRGTSGGSFAAATDERYDVAAAIEFAEFHDLPNIWLLGWSFGTDLTLMYGLDPAVQGAILLSPPLRFSQPAHLAAWAADGKPVTALIPEFDDYLRPDAAAERFAAIPQAEVVPVPGAKHLWVGDAEKVLDEIVRRVAPGTTTTPLPRTWDGPMESGDMNAYADRTVAAFADVEVPGPLRD from the coding sequence ATGAGCAACCAGATCCGCGCCAACTCCATCCTGCCCGCCAAGCGGGAGGACATCGAGTTGCAGACCGCGGACGGCGTCACCCTGGTCGGTGAGCTGGCCGTCCCGCTGGACCGCGAGCCGGTCGCCACCCTCGTCTGCCTGCACCCGCTGCCCACCCACGGCGGCATGATGGACAGCCACGTCTTCCGCAAGGCCGCGTGGCGCCTGCCCGCCCTGGCCGGCCTCGCCGTGCTCCGCTTCAACACGCGGGGCACCGGCAGCGTCCGCGGCACCAGTGGCGGCAGTTTCGCGGCCGCCACCGACGAGAGATACGACGTGGCCGCCGCCATCGAATTCGCGGAGTTCCACGACCTGCCGAACATCTGGCTGCTCGGCTGGTCCTTCGGTACCGATCTGACCCTGATGTACGGCCTGGACCCGGCGGTGCAGGGCGCGATCCTGCTTTCGCCACCGCTGCGCTTCTCGCAGCCCGCCCACCTGGCGGCGTGGGCGGCGGACGGGAAACCGGTCACCGCGCTCATCCCGGAATTCGACGACTACCTGCGCCCGGACGCCGCGGCCGAGCGTTTCGCCGCGATACCGCAGGCCGAGGTCGTCCCGGTGCCCGGTGCCAAACATCTGTGGGTCGGCGACGCGGAAAAGGTGCTGGACGAGATCGTCCGGCGCGTCGCGCCCGGCACGACGACAACCCCCTTGCCGCGTACGTGGGACGGGCCGATGGAGAGCGGCGACATGAACGCGTACGCCGATCGCACGGTGGCCGCCTTCGCCGACGTCGAGGTTCCCGGGCCGCTGCGCGACTGA
- the nucS gene encoding endonuclease NucS, whose product MRLVIAKCSVDYVGRLSAHLPLATRLLMVKADGSVSIHADDRAYKPLNWMSPPCRLQEAPGVWKVVNKAGEELRITLEEVFQDYSYELGVDPGLQKDGVEAHLQELLAEHPETFGEGYTLVRREFMTAIGPVDLLLKDAGNASVAVEVKRRGEIDGVEQLTRYLELMNRDPLLAPVKGVFAAQEIKPQARVLATDRGIRCVVVDYDKLRGMERDELTLF is encoded by the coding sequence GTGCGTCTGGTCATCGCGAAATGCTCCGTGGATTACGTCGGACGGCTCTCCGCTCATCTCCCGCTCGCCACGCGGCTGCTCATGGTCAAGGCCGACGGCTCGGTGTCGATCCACGCCGACGACCGCGCCTACAAGCCGCTGAACTGGATGAGCCCGCCCTGCAGGCTGCAGGAGGCGCCGGGTGTCTGGAAAGTGGTGAACAAGGCCGGCGAGGAGCTGCGGATCACCCTGGAGGAGGTCTTCCAGGACTACTCCTACGAGTTGGGTGTCGACCCCGGCCTGCAGAAGGACGGTGTCGAGGCGCACCTGCAGGAGCTGCTCGCCGAGCACCCGGAAACCTTCGGCGAGGGCTACACGCTGGTCCGCCGCGAGTTCATGACCGCGATCGGCCCGGTCGACCTGCTGCTCAAGGACGCCGGCAACGCCTCGGTCGCGGTCGAGGTGAAACGCCGCGGCGAGATCGACGGCGTCGAACAGCTCACCCGGTACCTCGAACTGATGAACCGGGACCCGCTGCTCGCTCCGGTCAAGGGCGTCTTCGCGGCCCAGGAGATCAAGCCGCAGGCCCGGGTCCTGGCCACCGACCGCGGCATCCGCTGCGTCGTCGTGGACTACGACAAGCTGCGCGGCATGGAACGCGACGAGCTCACCCTGTTCTGA
- a CDS encoding DUF4126 domain-containing protein: MLEALTGTGLAASAGLNAYIPLLSMGLLARYTDAIDLPHGWSWLQNGWTIVILAILLAIEVVADKVPVVDHFNDVVQTLVRPTAGGLAFGAGSSSETATVTDPGQFFGSHQWVPIAAGVLIAFCVHGVKAASRPVVNVTTAGFGAPVASTAEDITSVLLSVLAILLPVLVLVGLVLLVWAAVWVFQRRKRRKQARLAGVETRRLFG, encoded by the coding sequence GTGTTAGAAGCATTGACCGGCACCGGGCTGGCGGCATCCGCCGGCCTCAATGCATACATCCCCCTGCTCAGTATGGGCCTGCTGGCCCGCTACACGGACGCGATCGATCTTCCGCACGGCTGGTCGTGGCTGCAGAACGGCTGGACCATCGTGATCCTGGCGATCCTGCTCGCCATCGAGGTGGTGGCCGACAAGGTGCCGGTGGTGGACCACTTCAACGACGTGGTGCAGACGCTGGTCCGGCCGACCGCGGGCGGCCTGGCGTTCGGGGCCGGCTCGTCGTCGGAGACGGCCACCGTCACCGACCCGGGGCAGTTCTTCGGCTCGCACCAGTGGGTGCCGATCGCGGCCGGGGTGCTGATCGCGTTCTGCGTGCACGGGGTGAAGGCGGCGTCCCGGCCGGTGGTGAACGTCACCACGGCCGGTTTCGGTGCCCCGGTGGCCAGCACCGCCGAGGACATCACCAGTGTGCTGCTCTCGGTGCTGGCGATTCTCCTGCCGGTACTGGTCCTGGTGGGCCTGGTCCTGCTGGTCTGGGCCGCGGTCTGGGTGTTCCAGCGACGGAAGCGGCGCAAGCAGGCGCGGCTCGCGGGTGTCGAAACGCGTCGCCTGTTTGGTTGA
- a CDS encoding FtsK/SpoIIIE domain-containing protein encodes MGSHRNALVAAVRQELAEARGTARAVLAAAESARGEAQGRRRLVRDAYATCLNQLAEAREAARDDIERRFRGEATRLAGHLRGLATSSATGAAGAPWRLWSPSEPDPGSRPGLLRIGAITFEETAALPGLIPLLDAVHLHVSGPSPQVDDLITGVLLRALGSTRAGDVHLTVYDPENLGGTLAPFAPLNPTFVGPGGLGSLLDDLAEHICRVHESLGGQYPTLADMVAARPGPRLEPWKLVVLLADRATSVEMTTAQRAQLGRIVRTGVACGVHLVVRGLELADDPSIERIVVREQIATCGSLGSLEIRLDPPPPPDRIAAFCRTTAERLQAGAGPARLADLEPAKHWTESSVHGLVAPIGDSTDGTLVEVPLGDDPPHALIGGPSGSGKTNLIYTWLGSLATRYGPEELALYLLDFKEGVSFARYAPGPRDPSWLPQVRLAGINVNGDREFGLAMLRHLGEELRTRAQAAKRCDAGKLSELRAEDPAGHWPRIVAVIDEFQVLLAGRDAVADEAVDLLEDLARRGRSQGIHLILASQDVAGIQALWGRPGLIAQFTLRIALPKARRILAEDNLAAAVIPRFHAVVNTESGLSGANRIVRLPDAGDRLVWRALQRTLWRERPAGCAEPRIFDGDAVPRLPGSLRPAGRMPAGDAPIGSSPGAVLGERIDVAAQPARLRLGRMPGRNLAVLGTRVTEACDVLSAAALSLAAQGPAHFSVICLDPSAQAAANRLYTELPSADWYDAGNVHFDLAFTDVPHYVIGFALDAARQPGLRTLLAEGPERRTHTLGWWRSVPRLRDDLGGVGARFDAIGAWVALDVHGADLAPLHPQPGGPAWYPRPRRALFFDRSVHRTPEVIIPYEVTSDRT; translated from the coding sequence GTGGGTAGTCACCGCAACGCGCTGGTCGCCGCGGTCCGCCAGGAGCTCGCCGAAGCACGCGGCACGGCCCGGGCGGTGCTGGCCGCCGCCGAGTCGGCGCGCGGCGAGGCGCAGGGCCGGCGACGGCTGGTCCGCGACGCGTACGCCACCTGCCTCAACCAGCTCGCCGAAGCCCGCGAGGCGGCCCGCGACGACATCGAGCGACGCTTCCGCGGCGAGGCCACCCGGCTCGCCGGGCACCTGCGCGGCCTGGCCACCTCCAGCGCCACCGGCGCGGCCGGTGCGCCGTGGCGGCTGTGGTCACCCAGCGAACCCGATCCGGGCAGCCGGCCCGGCCTGCTCCGGATCGGCGCGATCACCTTCGAGGAGACCGCCGCCCTGCCCGGGCTGATCCCGCTGCTGGACGCCGTGCACCTGCATGTCAGCGGTCCGTCCCCGCAGGTCGACGACCTGATCACCGGGGTGCTGCTGCGGGCGCTGGGCAGCACCCGGGCCGGGGACGTGCACCTGACCGTCTACGACCCGGAAAACCTCGGCGGCACCCTGGCCCCGTTCGCGCCGCTCAACCCGACCTTCGTCGGGCCGGGCGGACTCGGCTCGCTCCTCGACGACCTGGCCGAGCACATCTGCCGGGTGCACGAGTCGCTCGGCGGGCAGTACCCGACGCTGGCCGACATGGTCGCCGCCCGGCCCGGGCCGCGCCTGGAGCCGTGGAAACTGGTGGTGCTGCTCGCCGACCGGGCCACCTCGGTGGAGATGACCACGGCGCAGCGGGCTCAACTGGGCCGGATCGTGCGGACCGGCGTCGCCTGTGGCGTGCACCTGGTGGTCCGCGGCCTGGAACTGGCGGACGATCCGAGCATCGAACGGATCGTGGTCCGGGAGCAGATCGCCACCTGCGGCTCGCTCGGCAGCCTGGAGATCCGCCTCGACCCGCCGCCCCCACCCGACCGGATCGCGGCCTTCTGCCGGACCACCGCCGAGCGGCTGCAGGCCGGCGCCGGCCCGGCCCGGCTCGCCGACCTGGAGCCGGCCAAGCACTGGACCGAGTCGTCGGTGCACGGGCTGGTCGCCCCGATCGGCGACAGCACCGACGGGACACTGGTCGAGGTGCCGCTCGGCGACGACCCGCCGCACGCGCTGATCGGCGGGCCGTCCGGGTCCGGCAAGACCAACCTGATCTACACCTGGCTGGGTTCGCTGGCCACCCGGTACGGGCCCGAAGAGCTGGCGCTGTACCTGCTGGACTTCAAGGAAGGGGTGTCGTTCGCCCGGTACGCCCCCGGCCCGCGCGACCCGAGCTGGCTGCCGCAGGTGCGGCTCGCCGGGATCAACGTCAACGGCGACCGGGAGTTCGGCCTGGCCATGCTCCGGCACCTGGGTGAGGAACTGCGCACCCGGGCGCAGGCGGCGAAACGCTGCGATGCCGGCAAACTGTCCGAGCTGCGGGCCGAGGACCCGGCCGGGCACTGGCCGCGGATCGTCGCGGTGATCGACGAGTTCCAGGTGCTGCTGGCCGGCCGGGACGCGGTCGCCGACGAGGCGGTCGACCTGCTCGAAGACCTCGCCCGGCGGGGCCGCTCGCAGGGCATCCACCTGATCCTGGCCAGCCAGGACGTGGCCGGGATCCAGGCGCTGTGGGGGCGGCCCGGGCTGATCGCCCAGTTCACCCTGCGGATCGCGCTGCCCAAGGCGCGCCGGATCCTGGCCGAGGACAACCTGGCCGCCGCGGTCATCCCCCGCTTCCACGCGGTGGTGAACACCGAGTCCGGGCTGTCCGGGGCGAACCGGATCGTCCGCCTGCCGGACGCCGGTGACCGTCTCGTCTGGCGCGCCCTGCAGCGCACCCTGTGGCGGGAACGGCCGGCCGGCTGCGCCGAACCACGGATCTTCGACGGGGACGCGGTGCCCCGGCTGCCCGGGTCGCTGCGCCCGGCCGGCCGGATGCCGGCCGGGGACGCGCCGATCGGGTCGTCGCCGGGCGCGGTGCTCGGCGAGCGGATCGACGTGGCCGCGCAGCCCGCCCGGCTGCGGCTGGGCCGGATGCCCGGACGCAACCTGGCGGTGCTCGGCACCCGGGTCACCGAAGCCTGCGACGTGCTGTCCGCGGCGGCGCTCAGCCTGGCCGCGCAGGGCCCGGCCCACTTCAGCGTGATCTGCCTCGACCCGTCGGCGCAGGCGGCCGCGAACCGGTTGTACACCGAGTTGCCGTCGGCGGACTGGTACGACGCCGGCAACGTCCACTTCGACCTGGCGTTCACCGACGTCCCGCACTACGTGATCGGGTTCGCGCTGGACGCCGCCCGGCAGCCCGGCCTGCGGACTCTGCTGGCCGAGGGCCCCGAGCGGCGCACCCACACCCTCGGCTGGTGGCGGTCGGTCCCCCGCCTCCGCGACGACCTCGGCGGCGTCGGCGCCC